One Vicia villosa cultivar HV-30 ecotype Madison, WI linkage group LG5, Vvil1.0, whole genome shotgun sequence genomic window, AGGCCTAAAGCGACTATTAAAACAAGATTTTTTCATCTACTATAATTTAATATATGATTTTTAGAAGAAGTTCTAAGATTTTTTACGACTAATTTTTTTGGTATCTACTATGAAACTAATGTTAATTTTGGTAGTtaaatatttacaattttttcATCAAGGTTGAATTatctttcaaaatacaaaatTGGATAGGAAATTCTCTCTATACGGTGAGTCATATTGTCCACTTTCACATATTATGtcgattaaacaaaaaaaaaattgtattttttaaagctTTTATATAAGTAAGAGTAACACaagtaaaaatgaaattttacagaattaaaaataaaaatcatttaaattataaaatttataattatcaataattatttaagttaaaattatgagaaatataatttttgtttatatCATGTTTTAGTTATTATATAAGGTAAGGgttacaaaatatatttaatttaaaattaaatatgaaattggtattatgattatataaataaaaaaatttattcaataatAATTCATGTATTCAAATTAATCTAGATAAATAGTTTATTCcttgttaaaaaataaaataatgtttaaaaaaaaatccaaaaagccATTAGTGCATTCTTTTTTGGACCCTACTAGATTTGAACACAAGTACTttcaaataaaatatcattttcttACCAACTAAGCTAAGCAAATATTtatacttaatttttattttcggaCAAATATactaaattttaactttttgagGCCTAAAATacctttaaaaatatatatatatatatatatatatatatatatatatatatatatatatatatatatatatatatatatatatatatatatatatatatatattttttttttgggccTAAGGGAAGGGCCTAGCCCGCTTACCCTTGTGACCCTGTAACTAACAATGGTCTTCATGGTCAAGGGGCCTGCAACAACTTATTAGAAATCATATTGATCATTAAGTAAAAGGTTTTTGTAAGTAAATTTGGATCAGATAACACTCATTGGAGAATTAAAAGGCATTATTCGTCACTATACATGTTGATTCCATCTATCTCACTAATACAAACTAGAATTTATCCTACTTTTATTTTCCATCTTTAACTTATTTTGAGGGGACTCTTTCTTTTATCAACCTCCTAGAGGTTTGACTATTTGTTTCAATCACATTCATTGTGAAGCAAattcttgaatgaatgatcttgCTACTGGAAGTAATGAAAATATACTAATTCCTCATTTATCAATAAGAGAAATGTGTGAAACCCTCTTTTCATTACTATCTATcacacatttttttattaaatgaaattCACGCAGATCTCACTATTTTTCTAAGATTCATATCTAAAACGCATATCTATTTTATCTAAGAGCGTTAAAGAGAGTATTGAAACACTATGCAtgtatgaaataaaaaaaatcagataAATCACATTATTGAAATTACACACCTTAATTAGTTTTTAACCATTGTATAAGAACTGCTCGTGTTTCTTTCTAAAGCACTCCAAGCagttctttctctcttcttcccctctttattattagtttttaacCATTGAACCCCTTTCTCTCTTTTCCCCCTCTTTATTATTAAGTTATCAAacagttcttttcttttctcttttctattGATTTTTCAAAAGTTAGAGTGATCTTTAACCATATTAAGAGATCTAAATaccatataaatatatttttaatccaGACTTTTCAATATATTAGATATTGAATACATTTGTAACCGACATATTTTATCCACAACTCATCATGGTTGATAATCCACATTTTTAAACAATACCATAAAACATCTTATTGATAAATGACCTAGTCTAGTACTCATCTAAATAACTTTTTCTGTAgcggaaaaaatatttaaaaaaaacctcTTTTTAACTATTTTGGAAAAATACTATATCAATATTGGGTTTaatggtgatgcactgacagtgtaaaaaagttttacactgtcatccaatgagAATATATCATTCTGCCATGTCATCTCAGTAATTTAAAAATGACAGTATGACTTGGTAGGatacatggtcgtgattggttgacagtgtaaaacttttttacactgtcagtgcatgacccattttctcatataaagtgataaaaaaaaaagtgtctttAAGCCTCTTTCACTATGGTCgtgttatagttttttttttcttcttttataaaaataaaaataaggagaTAAGAAAGAAAGTTAAACTTTGGTATGAGTCTTTGTATAGCACACGGattatgtgtttgttttgttGACCTTTTGCTGCTGTTTTTGGATTTGATTTTTGTGGTACAACTTCAAATAGGGAATTAGCACCATCAAGTAAGCGCGTTTATATATAAAAACAGTATCACAATTATGTATGTGCTTCTATTCTACTAGTACAACAAAAACATCACAAGTTGTGTGTAAGATAAATGATacaataattaaacaaaattatatatCTTCAATTATCTTGTTTTTAATAAGATGTGCCATGTGCTACCAAATAGGCTCCACCCTTGTGAAGCTTTTCAGATCAAGTTGACCCAATTGCAAAACCTTTTGCAATCTTTGAATTAAGAACTTTACACGCAAAACCAACACCCTATGAGTTGGGTTAACGCTTACGCAAACATTAAATATTAACTATCAAGATTAAGAGAAATTCAATTTCTTAACATATCCTTCTAGTTCTGGTCAAATACTATACAATCAACAAGTTGATCATAAACTATCATATAATTCATTATCACATTTTTCACAGCCGCCAAATCACTTTTCTATGGGTAAATTACGTGGTTTACAACCACAACTTTAATAAAAGTCTcattataaatgttattttaattgaaaaacGAGTAAACAACACTTATAATAAGATAAAGTGACAGAAACTTTGAAGTTATCATCTAGTAATATATAAACAACTAAACTTTCAAACCTTTTTGTCTTTGAATTCTAGTTGTAACTTGTAACCACAAATTTATAAATCCTTTTTTTTGGTGTTGTTATTTGTTAGTATAATCCATGGTAGCACTTTTAGGACAGAAATTTGCAAAACTCTACAACAAGCTGgagaatcatcatcatcatcatcaccatgaaGCTGCTGATGAGTTATCAGCTTCCCTGAAGGCTTTTCGATCTCAAGTTTCGAATTTGATCGAGGAATTGGGATCAAATTCGAAACCTGGATCGGAAATCCTATCGttgttttggattaaaaaatGCCTTGGAATCTTACCCTTGATCAACAAGGCTTTTGAAAAGCTTACTTTGGAGATAGATTATCCAATGAGTAAATGGGAGGTTGATTCTATTGAAGAGTATCTCAGCTACAGTTTGTGTTTGCTAGAGCTTTTCAATTcgatttcttcttctctttctcatcTTGAAAAGGCTAAGCTTTCTCTGATTCATGCCTTGAAGGTGTTTGAGAATGAGAATTCACCATCTTTCACTACAagtcatcatcatcctcatctcAAAGCAATTCAACCTAGCTATTTGAATACAAATTTTGGCGAAAAGCTGTGTGAAAAAAATGGTAAAGTAAAGTTTTTTAATGTGAAGAAATTGGTTGTTAATGAAGGTGTGAAGGAATTAAAGAGTGTTGGTTTTTGGGTATGTGGGATTTTGTTGTCTGGTTTGTGTAGTGATGTTAAGCCATATATTGAGGTAAAGAAATTGGTAGGTGGGTTTGATGGTTCTTCAATTTTCAGACTTGATTCAATAATCAGTGAAGAGTTCAGTGAGAAAATTTTCGTGTTGAAGGAGGTAAAGGAGGTGAATGATGCTGTTGATTGTGTTCTTGAGGCTTCGGATGAAGTGAATCATGATGCAGTAAAGGAATTGGAGACAAAGCTGAACAAGCTTGTGGATGTGTCTGATGATGTAAAAGCAGAGGTGGATGATCTTTTTTCTAAGGTAATGGCCCTCAGAACTGACTTGATTGATCAACTTAGGAAACAATACTAGAATGTGTTTACTTGATTTTCCTTGTGAAGATTCATAGATTGTAGCTTgcaagtttttttaaaatgtttgtaaattttatgattattgtaaagtCCTGTAATTATCAAATACAAGTGGTTTGTTTGCAAATATTGTATAGTTGTATAACATCTTTGAAGAATAGTGAAGAATACAACTCAAATGATTGCTTCATACACTAATTAACGTTAAAACGGAAACACAAAGCAGGATGAATTTGCAATAAGCATATTTTTCATGAAAACTTGAACAAGGTTCATAATTTAAGATTTTTACACCCCATTGTCCCAAAATTTGGTATAAATTAATCACCACCTTAAAGAGAAGAGCTGAATTCTAAACTTATAATTTGGTTGTCACCTACAATAATCCTACATTTCCTATGTCATCTAAACTGACACTGTGCACAACTACACCTGCACTAAATTAGTCTCAAGTTCAACTTTTCGCCACAACTGACTCTATGAATCATCAGAAAAGGTTTTTTTCTCTGGAGTCTTCCTCTTGTGATGAACATCACTTGGTAACCTGCAAAACAAGCAGCAAAATCAGATGTGTCTATGTTGGACACAAAGAAGTCACGGACTTATGCTATATTCAATCACTTCCATTTTTATTTAACTACCATCGGTGTCTACATCTAAGTGCTGTGTGCCTGTGTTACTTCTTCATAGATTACaagtaataattttaaattagagTCCTCGACCGCAAATTTGATTGCAATATCAAAAACCAGAACATGACTGCAACCACTTTTTAAGACCTGCACCTGCTATAGCAGTATTCTATAACAATATCGATAAGTTAGGCTCGAGACCATCCCTTACAACTCAAATCGTAATAGAAGTATGTATTTTCTATGACATTTAACTATTTTGGATGCAGCTTAGTTGTTAGGTGATAGAAAAGAATAATACCCTAAATGCAATGTGGTGTCTGAATCTCCTTTGTCATTTGAGCAGCTTCTCGCCAAGCTGGGACATTTAACACCATTATCTACAAATGAATTATTTCTTTCCATATGGTGATACTGAAGATAATTTGGAATCACATGTTCTGTCATTGGAAACAAGCAACGAAGCTCCTCAACCTGTAATGTAATAGTGGTTGCAAAAGCACAAAGTTATTatgattgatatattattcaaaAATGGATATGCCAGAAGAATAAAATCATATGGAGAATACCATTACCTGTCTGCGCAAAGTTTCATTCTCCAACATAGCCTTCTGTTCCTGGAAAGAATAAAACCAAACAATTATCAGAATGAAAATATATAATACATTTCTCGTGCTACATAGGATACACTAGAACAAGATAAAGCCATTTTGAATACTCGAATCGACACATCAATAGTTGCACCATATCATCTCCCGGTGAAGCAACTTTGAAGTTTCCATTCCATGAATTCCCCTTTATGGGTGATTATAGTGTTATCAATAGCAGATAGTGAAAAATAACATTATGCCAAAAGTCTATGTGAGTAATAGAAGGATAAGAAAGCATTTGTGTAGGAGAAAAGAAGGAAAAGTAAACAAACTGACAAAAAAAGAGGAAAGATGAAAGGAAGGAAAAAATAGAGAACATAAAGAGATTAAAGAAACTGAtagggaaagagaagagaaaggaaataataacaaaaatgagaaagaggtgagaaagaaatggaaaaaaaaaaaaaacagaacataagcaaaaagaaattaaaaaatatgcaGAAGCAATTTGATAACATTAAACCAAACTCACAAATCAAGAAACTATGTTTGTTAGTTTGCATATAGAAAATCAAGAATAATACATGGACTGAATTCTCTTTTAGAAAGAATAAGAACTACAGACTAGGAAACTCTATTTATCAGTTTGCATACATGGACTGAATTTTCTATTAGAAACATTAATAAATCTTTGTGTTAACTAGTGATTTCAACACACCTGTATCCTTGACTGCTCCAGTTGCTCCATAAGTAATTCTTCCTGTAAGAACAAATGTGAAGGATTAAAGGTCTGGTATATTTTTATGAGCAGAAACCACTAAAAACCTTAAAGCAGGACTTGTTTTTGGTGGGGCACAGTGTTATCGGTTAGAAAGGCAGAAATCTGCCTTTTTGAGCCGTCGTATTAACCATAAAATGCCATGGGCCGCCATCCTTCACAAATTGCCTATACTGGTTGTTAAAAAACTCCGCCACCGCAATCAGCCATGGAAACACAGGGCTAATATTCGATAACACCGGTGTGGTGTGGGGGGTGAAGAAAGACAAAAAAATATGGAAGTGTTAAGATAAGAACCTTCTTCTCCTTCACGGATAATAATGCTTCATTAATTTGCTGCTCTAGAAGTTGCAGTTCCTTTAATCCCAATCCTGCTAAGTCCTTTCCCAACAGCcgtctatcatcacaaacgaaaTTGATCATAAAAAGTACTGCTTACGGCTAAGGTAATGCAGACGAAAATGACATAAGAAATGTTAAAAGATTGAAAAAAGGCACATACAATTGATTTGTTTCTAGTTTTGCAACTTCATCTTTAAGAATCTCCACCATCTTAGAATCTTCCTTCTGAACAAAACACTAATCATAAGACATTAAAATCCATCAGTGAATCAACCAATAAATCAAAAGTATCTAATGAAAGAATTTGTAATTAGAATCAAGCGGAACTGTTCAATCAATCATCTGTAACTGTTATTGCTTAATGATTACCTCTGCTTTATATTCCACTGATGCACTCTCAGAAGAATCTGTGCATTTGTTGTATCTTGAAAGTGTTCGCTTCATACTGCAAGCATAAAACACATCGGTGTGACTAACAGGAAATGTAACATAACTAAGCTTGAAATGCATAATAAAAAAGGCGATTTGAAAAACATTAAGACAATAGTTGTTGTTCTTGCTCATCTTAACTATTGAATAATGTCATTCGTCAACTAACAGCcgccataatttttttaaaaacaatataaaCCTTTGCAAAGTGAAAGATTCACTTCACAGGGTACAGTAAATAATCTCAAACATCCACTGATATTTCAACACTTTCACAATTTATTGGCAGTTTGTTTCCCTGTTTATGGGCCGATTCATCACACATAAATACAAACATATGCTTATTTGTTTTGAATATacacatggttttaaattgcagcTGTGGTTGCAGATGCGAGTGTTGCGATTGCGGTCATTGCAATGCGTATTTTGGTCATTGCGGCGTGAATTTTGATTGAGAAGAGTTTGAAATATACATTTTGAAAACACTTAATGTTAAGATATTTCATAAGTTGTGTTTTAgggttttaaattttgatttatgacaaaaatacataaataaacatAGGCAAAGTTGTGCGAAGCAGTTCCTAATGctgaaagatgcaagatttcaaATCACACCGCAACTGATGCAGTTGCAGAGACTACATATTGCCGACACAATTTAAAACAATCACACGACATCAATGGTTAATGAACAATACATGGAAAGTGAGCCAAATCCATCAAATTCATAATGAACAATACATGGAAAGTGAGAAGCAGTTATTGCAAAGTGATGCTTGGTAGCCATAGGAAACAAACACAGATTCCAAAATGAGTAAGGTCTAAAAAAATCCAGTTGAAACAGTAAAAAAATATCACAGGTAGAATCACACATATATAACTTTGATACAAAACatgaaatcaaaatcaaataaatgtGAAATTCAAACCTATCTGAATTACCCTAAAAAAATAACGAAATCAAAATTCCAATATACAATAACAAAAATGAAACCTTTTTACATGCAACAACCAACAACAAGGAAAACAAACATCTAGAATAAACATAAACATTAAACATATATTTGGAAAAACCACAACCAAAActcatgaaaaataaaaaagcaaaacTAACATGcaataatattaaaaaacaaagaaacataCCCAGAACTAGAAAACTCAAAAAGCTTCCCTGTGTTAGAGAAAATGATAACAGCAACCTCAGCATCACAAAGAATAGCAAGCTCCTGAGCCTTCTTCAACAAGCCAGTTCTTCTCTTAGAAAATGTAACTTGTCTGCTATTGGAATTTTCAATTCTTTTAATCTCAATCTTCCCCCTACCCATTTCTTGATTCTCAAAACCCAGAAAACCCAAttgatcaaaaaaagaaaaagtgaaaactagaaaataaaaatggttcctttataatatatttttgtctGTAAGTGGTGAAATAGCACCAACCCTTTTGGCCTATGAGGGTTTATTTGTTCTGCATTACTTAGGAAAGAGGGCTAGAAAAATTGGCGGAGAAGATAAAGGGGCTATagggagaaagagagagagaaagaaagagcgTTTTTTACCCCAAATGGCCAATGCTTGAAACGGCAACTTTGCATGGCTCTGTACTTTTTATAGAGTTGTGcatgactcttttttttttttaatttattttattttttctgatGCATTTTTAGGTGATTTTCACTGTATTGGGCCTCTTTTGTGGGTCctatcctttttctttttttatatattgttgttttttgttttgtttttattttagaaGTAAAGTGTATAagtgttttatttatatttaaacaaaatatatttatgattttGAATGTCTTTCTATTATTTATTAAGTAGTCCACTTACCCTTTTTGGCCAGTATTATTAATTTTACATCACTCTAATTAAATATGGTTATGTACTTATGTTAAATGGATTCGGTCTGATTATGAATTAGAtacatttgatttttttatgtttaagagaAGATTgagaatatattattttatctattttaaaatgaataaaattatttaaagttttgttttataagtttaaaaatgtaatcaaattattaaaataaatgacacCTTTATGATATTATTAATCTTATTATTTGTTAATGTATTTTTCACCACTATAATCATGTGAAGTATATTACTCTGACTAATTAACCTAATGTTAATTAGAAGAAGCACGGGAGAAAAGAGAACACTTTGTTGTGAGTAATGTATATAATACCTTCCGTAATTGAGTTACAATTTATAAAAAGAGAatacaatttaaaattaaatgaacaaataattatgcattttgaaactaaaaataacaagtatttaaaaaaattatttattagtatAAAATATTAAGGCTTTAAATATTGTTGGAAATTAACACTCGCCTCATTAAAAAATTTGACTCATTGATCATTTCACACAAACTACAAAaagtgaataaataaaaaatatagatataTATTCTTGATACATATTTGTATCATATATTCTTGAAAAAAAtagaattaattataaattttaattaatattatcttGAAAATTTATAATACGTGAGTTTGAAATGATTAACTTTTACAAATAAGAACATATATTTTGAGATAAGGATAGTATATTAACTTAATTTATAAATATGTTTATAAAAATTAGgagattaaaaaattaattttattatttaaatatatttttaattattacaaaAATCCTGATTTTTAGGTTtcgttttaaaataatatttattcattgttGTTAGTCTCTATTTGTATTTTATAAGCACAATTTTGGAGATTAgaactattttatttaaaaagttgttaaaatataaatcaattaGAAACAGTAATATTATAGAGAATTAAAATGCAATAAACATTTAaacattaaatttgaaaattcttgatTTTGCACGatttaaaaacaaatttgattttaaaaaaattaacaattaaatttttatttgtctcgTTTTTCGAGTGTATTAAATTTATGAGAAAAAATTATTATGGTTCAAAATTCAAAGGAATAACCTAAGGGGATTTATATTACAAAATAGGAGTGATTCATttctgaaaattttaaaaataatattttccaatacaaACCTACATTAAATTTATTTCTTGAGTAATACCCTTTCAGTATATATTAGTGTTActctttattattaaataaataatattaaaaatacaatgtAAAACACATTTAAACAtataaattttatgatttttttataaacattttaTCTTTCGTTTgatctaattttatttaatgagttaatTGCTGCAAGTGGTACCTATTCTAGTAATAGGCATTAGCCTGTAACCTTATTTGGGGAAGGACAGTAGCATTATGAATAGTTTGCTTTTTTGGGGACTATAAGGTTTAGAAAAGTTTCCTTAATATTCATTTTTTCCTTTCTTAGTACTAAGGTTAAAAATAGTGGGTCCCTTGGAATCAATTCTTCTTTCCTCTCCCTTGCCACATCGAATACTCCGTCTTTCTCTTATGTTTTCccaaataaagtttttttttactcaaaaataaaaataaaaaatagaaagaaaaaaataaagtaattaaaAGCAGTACCATATTTAGAGAGAGTGATGGGGTGGATGGTCTTTGTCAATAAATAAAAGGCTTaaatgcaactttggtccccctatttagcatttttttttattttgatcccCCCACTttcaaaaccaccattttagtcCCTAATTTAAGTTTGTTGCTTGAATTTAGTCCCTCAGTCAATTTGGGACAGATTTTTTATGACGTGGCGTGTTTTtataatagggggaccaaagtagggggaccaaagttgcatttaagcctaaataaaaaaaagagagaattttTAGTTTCTAAATTTAGTGAGAAATGCCAAAAGTGAAGAAAATGAAATTTTAAGGAAGGAAGGAAAAACAGTTACTTTCTATGATTGTCCTTTTGCCTTCTGTTTTTGAAAATGCAGAGTGCATGGTTCTATCGCTTTCCTTGAACTTTAAAAAAATCGATGACTTCGATGTTCTTTGGACTTATCTATAATTCTACTTTCCTTTTCCCAAAAAAAGAAACATTACATAGAGTGTATCATCTTCTATCAAtacaatataatatattttcttcTTAATACTATTAGTATCATTACATAACCTTAAAGGGAAACACGTAAGTGAGTAATTAACTACAATACATATGTTGctaattcatttatttaaatatgGAAATATCTTATTAGAGAGGTCCTATGATGTGTTGGGTCTAATAGAGAGATTGGAATGGATAACATTTCTTGCACTTTAGGCACATAGAATAGTTCTTTTAGgattaatatttgtttttcttaaaacaaaattttttatataattagttTATAGTTTTCTTTAAAACAAAAACTAGTATATGCTAATCATCCAACAGAGTTTATACTATTATGTTTATAGTATTAAAGGCTTGAGATACAGAGTAGATTTTCTCAAGAGAAACTTGTCCAATTCTTTAACAAttcaaaatattcaatattttaaaaattttaaataaatatttataagaaaaatattttattattgaacttttaCCTTTCTTCTccacattttaaaatattattttttgtcatttttatctttaaatggttttttttaaACAGTTGTTCTATGGTGGAACCAGTGTTCTATGGTGGAACCAGAAATAGAGAAAGATAAAGAAGTGTAATGAAGGAGTATTTCATAATTggtttaattttagggtttttagtaatttttttaaatggaTTTTATGTTATGTAGTGATTGTAACTGAAAAAGATGGAGAAAGAGAAGACTAAAGAAGGAGTATTTCatactaggggtgttcgcggttcgGTTTGGATCGGTTTTAAGGCAAAAACTCATCCGATCCAAAAATAAATTTacttgcggtttggttcggttttgaatgATATGTTAAAAAAATCCAATCCGATCCGATCCAATTTAATGCGGTTTAATTTGGATCGGTTTTTTGGATatccaaattacaaattatatttttattaatattataaaaatactaataaatcatagatttgatataatatatcatatagtatattaaaaattaatattttaaaatgaaaatgattgattatagttgaaataaataaaataataaaaataaatagattaaactaaGCTAATAGATAagataaaaaaagttaattatcgtattgtaataaatttatgtaacatatcatactaataaaaaataaataagtacaaaatacatatacatgcggttcggtttggtttggatcgATTTTGAGAAATCAATCCGAAATCCGATCCGAACCGTGCGGTTCTCACAAAATGGCATCCAAACACATCCAATAAActtcggttttttgcggttttcggttttttttatcggtttgcggtttttatttggattggtttggatttgaACACCCCTATTTCATACCCTACGATTGGAATTTACTTTGCACTGATGTTGTTTTTTAACTTCTCAAAACTGTCAAACTTGCGTTAATTAAAAGGAGTGTTTCATACCTATTTTTTTAGTATAgtaattaaaactatttttacctcaaatttaatatttatagtatatttactgtaaataaaaaaataatatattttttatattattttgtaatgTATCCTTCAGTAATTAATATGACTTacctttaaataatatattagtttataatctctcttttcataattaatttatcctTCAATATACATTTTGTTTActtaaaaaagaataaatttctcttaataaatatatttttcaataagatattattttttaatttcttctttaataagtaatttatttttatttactaataaaAACACAATGATATTCATAAGAAAGGAAATTCTTAATTTAACGGCAATTATAAACTTATCATTTAATTCCAATAAAAAAtacttatattattttatttaaaaaggcAATAATTGAATGACAATATAAAAAAGG contains:
- the LOC131601649 gene encoding UPF0496 protein 4-like, whose translation is MVALLGQKFAKLYNKLENHHHHHHHEAADELSASLKAFRSQVSNLIEELGSNSKPGSEILSLFWIKKCLGILPLINKAFEKLTLEIDYPMSKWEVDSIEEYLSYSLCLLELFNSISSSLSHLEKAKLSLIHALKVFENENSPSFTTSHHHPHLKAIQPSYLNTNFGEKLCEKNGKVKFFNVKKLVVNEGVKELKSVGFWVCGILLSGLCSDVKPYIEVKKLVGGFDGSSIFRLDSIISEEFSEKIFVLKEVKEVNDAVDCVLEASDEVNHDAVKELETKLNKLVDVSDDVKAEVDDLFSKVMALRTDLIDQLRKQY
- the LOC131601650 gene encoding agamous-like MADS-box protein AGL15, which encodes MGRGKIEIKRIENSNSRQVTFSKRRTGLLKKAQELAILCDAEVAVIIFSNTGKLFEFSSSGMKRTLSRYNKCTDSSESASVEYKAECFVQKEDSKMVEILKDEVAKLETNQLRLLGKDLAGLGLKELQLLEQQINEALLSVKEKKEELLMEQLEQSRIQEQKAMLENETLRRQVEELRCLFPMTEHVIPNYLQYHHMERNNSFVDNGVKCPSLARSCSNDKGDSDTTLHLGLPSDVHHKRKTPEKKTFSDDS